The Tenrec ecaudatus isolate mTenEca1 chromosome 11, mTenEca1.hap1, whole genome shotgun sequence region CTCAAGACCATTATCCACAGCAGGGCCAGCATAATCTTCCTAAAATGGAAATCGTCTCAGCTTGAGATAGAACTTCTCAATCTTGCTACTATTCGCAGTTGGGGTCAGATTATTTTGTGTTTCAAGGGGCTGGGGACTGTCCTGCTGAGCAGCACCTCGGCCCTTGACTAAGTGTTTTAGACCCTCTTCcccctgtgccccacccccacaatgTCTCCAAATATtaccaaatgcccactggggccCAAACCACTCCTGTTGAAAACCATTGCTTCCAGTAAGGATGTCCAATGAGTCCTCATAGGAAAAGTGAACTGACATAACATGGAAGGTCTTCCTGCTCTTCCTCTGCCTCGGGCCTTTTCTGTGGAGGCTGTAGGCTCCAGGGGAACTAAAGGAAAAGTATGCTTCTGGACATACTCAGATGTCTTGTGTACTGTAAGAGATTGTATACGGGTTTCCCCTCTATAATTAACATATATTTTATTGTagtgaaaaccccaaaccaaacccactatcaCTGAGCTGATTCCCTCCTGCTGACCATCTATAGAGTTCATGGGCTGCAACTTTTTCCAggcacagatagcctcatctttctccttgggggtgtgaccttttATAGAAGTGAGAGATGAAGCAGAGTCTAGTTCTTTGGCTGATGGTGGCAAGGATGGAGGTTAGGCATGGGCTCACCAACTTGGACTTCCACTCACAAAGGCTGAGTTGGCTACTGCCACTGCCGAGTGCCCCATCTGTCAGCAGCAGAGACCAGCACTGAGTCTAAGATATGAGAGTCTTTTGGGGGGATGGGCGGGAGTCAACCAGCAGTCTGGTGGCAGGTTGATAACACAGGACGCCTTCTTTCATGAgaagggcagtgttttgctctcacTGGAGTCGACACTGAGAATGTAGATTTGCTGTCGATCTCTGCATGCAACGCTTCTGCCAAAAATTACCACTCATGGATTTATAGGCTGTCTCACCCGTCGATGTGGCACCCCACAAACTGTTACCTCAGATCAAGGGACTCACTTCACAACAAATGAAaagtggcaatgggcccatgctcATGGAATCCACCGATTTACCACATCCTCTACCACTCCGCAGCAGCTGTCTTGATAGAACGATGAAATGGACTTCTTAACGACACAACTGGGCACCAGTTAGATGGCACTATCTCGCCGGTTTGGAGCAAAGTTCTCCAGGAGGCTATAGATGCTTGAAACCAGTGTCCGATGTATTGTGCTATTTCTCCATTGGCCAGGATTCCTGGGTCCAGGTATCAATGGGTGGAAGGGAGAGAGGCACCATTCTCTATTACTCCTAATGGCTCACTCCCCAcatgtttgcttcctgtccctggAGTCCTCAGATCTCCAGGTTGGCAAGTCTTATTTTCAAAAGATGGAATCCTCCCACCTGGTGAGATGGCAGTGATGCCATTGACGTGGGACTGGAGAATGCCTGCTGGCCAGTTTGGGCTCCTCATGTGTCTGGATCAATAGGAAAAGAAAGGTATTActatactgagtggtgtgattgatcctgattaccaaaggGAAATTGGGTTAGTGTTTCATAGTCAAGGTGAAGAAGGATAAGTCTGGAATCTAGGAAATCCCTTAGGTCATTTCTTAGTAATACCGTTCCCTGATTCAAGTCGAGTAAACTAGACTACTCCAATCCTAACATGATTACCAATAAAAGTTTGGCTcatcccaccaggcaaaaaaccatgACAAACCAAAATACTCGTTGAGGGCAAAAGAAATATGAAATAGGTagtggaagaaggtagttctaaataCCAGCTGCGGCCATGTGACCAGATGCAGAAATAAGGACTGTCAGTGATATGTGTTAATTTCTATTTGGACGTATGCACCAGATAATTTTGTTTTAGTTCAGTTATAAAATATAAGATGAAAATTCGTTTAGTTCACTTTCAGTTGCATGTGTGTTAGTTGTATCACATTAGGCAcaagtatgattttattattgtcttctCTTGGAGCTTATATGTGGTTACAGGGTTGTGTACAGATGTCAAGGAGTGGGGTCTGTGATAGTTAGAGTCGATGCCAACCAGACACTCCCAAATGAAGTTTGGGGTGGAGcataacctatcaatcaggttacagcttgaagACTTCTCCATGGGGGTGTGGCCTGTGGTACAAAAGAGAGCATGCAGAAGGGAGTTCTCTTTGGCCCTTTGCCTTCTGCCAGACCTGGATCCTGTCTCTGGTCCCTTGATCTCCTATTTTATTGCCTGCTGACCCCCaagagccatcagcagactaTTGATGGTGGATTGATtctgctgatcttggattcatttacctctgcatctatcagattgtataactactcccctcccctgtgtcctgcagcccaaccctgcttcatcatcctgcttcctatTCATCAGCCTCCATGGCCACATGAGGTAGGGGAAGcctgacttgaattggactggacttACCTACTGCTACATATGTGTAATCTGTTTCTCAATGTGAATCTCGTTCTAGCTACAGACACATACAGGTgtcactgggtttgcttctctagagaactcaaggTAACACAGCTTCCATAGGGATTACAGTCAGGAGAGTCCGTGCCTGAGAATagacttggcagcacctaacacCAGCCATTTAACAAGATAAGCATCGTGTTTCTGTAGAATTCAGTTTTGAATACATCACGTTTACAATCTTATAGAACTTCTTCAATTCATTACAATCCACTCCTTTGCTTTGGCAGGGCCTGACCCCAGGACAGCAGTGCTATTTCTACAACATCATGAGCATTTACAACTGTAGACCCCAGTGGGAGGCCCTGAAGGCTCGCTACATTCACAGCCTTCAGCACCAACAGCTGCTCGGTGAGTTTAACTACCCATCCGACCTGAACCAGCATCATGGAGGGCGAAGAATATAcagctatgttttacacaattgacgtatgtatggattgtgatcagagttgtatgagcttccaataaaatgttttaaaaataaataaaaactagtTGCCATAGAGTCTACCACCATTCTCGGGAACCTCCCTCAGGTCAGAGCAGAATTCatcgggttttcaatgactggctTTTGTGGAAGTCAATTGCCAGgctttttagttgttgttgtttgtggcacctctgggtggactgggaGCTCTAGTCTTTGGATTAGCGGCCAAGTGGTGAACTGTCTGTGCCACATCAAGTTACTACCAGTCTCAGCGAGCTGGGAGCAATTTATTACCATCCAGACTCCAATCTCTTTCAAACCTCTTGGTCAGCCAGACGCACATTGATAAACTAGCACACCAACAGAAGCCACTAGAGCGGAATCATGTCTCTGGGAACTTGACCTCCAGATGCCGCATGAGGAAggggggctcatgaggaaggggggctcatgaggaagggggcgagtggggagggaggggaaaaaagaggacctgatgcaaagggcttacgtggagaccaaatgctttcaaaatgatgagggcaaagaatgtacagatgtgctttatacaattgatgtatgtatatggatggattgtgataagtgttgtatgaacccctaataaaatgttaaaaaaataatttatatgacatgaaaaacaaaaaataagcgATTCACACAAAGTTCCCTCAAGGCTTATGTTCCATCCTTGGGGATTTTTTCTATCAATCAATAATTAAGTATGTATTAACTTGCTGGAAAATGGTGCCTGTCCTCACAGACACTACAACCTAAGCTTTCTAAGAACAACGGTTACCCTTTTCTGTGCGGAGGAGTAGCCGAAACTACATACCCATAGATGAACATTTACAGGCTTGCTTGCTTGCTGTGTAAAATGATTGACTTTGGGGTTCCCACGTGTCTTTTTCCCAGGCTACATTACTCAGGGGGAAGTCCTGACGCTTGCTGCTTTAATGATAGATTCAGCCGAGAGGGCCTCAGTCAAGGTAGCCCGCCGAAGAGCTCGTCGCCCCCGGATGACTTCAGCTGTCGCAAGGAAATGGCCACCAGCACAACCTGGCTCTGCGCTTCCACCCAGGCCCCAAAGCACCGGTCTCTGTGGCCTCAGGGAGCGTGGCTTGTATAAGCTCTGAACGGACAGCTGACCCATGCCTCCCAGGTGCATTGTCCTTGGTTGCTACACTGTCAGCACCAACTCACGGTGGCCCCTTGTATCACAGAAGGAACGGTGTTCCCTGGTGGGTGCCGTCTTCATGACATCTGGCATGTGGGAGCCTGCTGCTGCGGCCATTGTTCCAATACATCTCATGCACGGTTGCCTGCCCTTCTCCCTGCCCTCTGGCAaacatgtccttttccagcaatCAGTCCCTCCTGATGACGCATCCAAATAACTAACCaagtctttcccccccccccccacgtctCTCTTAGTCTAGAAACTCCACCGAGCCCTGTCCACGGTGACTAACCAGGTGTTCGAAATACCAGCGGAGAGTGTCAACCATCATAGTCATAGCAAGATGACAGACTAACAGGCAGGGGATGGTCTTGGCATATGGTGAATTCTTGTTGCATCCTTGTTGAATGACAGTAAATACAAGAATACcttctcttaaaaaaataattttattgggggttcatacaactcttatcacaatccatacatccatccattgtgtcaagcacatttgtacatctgttgccatcatcaaagaataactttaaacacacacatgaGACCTAAGAATCATCTCAGGTCCATTCCAATGAACTTTACCTGCAGCCACAAGATGTGAGGGTTACGGAGAAGTGGAGCTGAGAGCAGGTACCCACACCTTTCCCCAGGTGGTCTGTGGAAGAGAATTACTTTCAAAGCTTTCAAAGTAAAATCTTCCTTTGAATTAGAGCCTCAGGGAAGTGCCCAAGCACAAGCCCCCAAGAGAGGGGCAAGTGACCAGAGGACTCTAGGACGTCTGTCCAGGACTTGATGGCCATTCATTGAATTTGGCACAGAGAGCTTGCAGCACTGCCTCAGCTCGGCAGTGACTGGATTGATCACATCTGTATCCTCCTGCCTGTCTTCTTTCTCGTCCAGCAGAACCTTCAACTTGGTGCCAAATCTTCTGGATTTCACTGGACTCGGTTGCTGAGTCATCTTGACCTGGACTTATCAGTCTTCCACCGCTGGGCTGGGTCTGCATAGTTTAGTGGACCTTGACAGAGTAaaagaaatcacacacacacacacacacacacacacacacacacacacacacacaccttcccctgACAGCCCAGGAAAcactctaagcaagacaaaaaaaAAGTATCAAAGAATCCATCTCAAGTCCAATTTCCTGTGGCCTAAACAGTATTAAACAGTCATAGAGTCCATGGACCCAAACCAAGCCTGCTGCCACGGAGCCAGTTCTGACCCGAGTGACTCTCTCGAGGGTCTCCGAGACTGACCCttactgggagcagaaagcttcatcttcctcccttgcagAGTCTGGAGGGATTGAAGCACGGATCTTCTGGACAGCAGCCCAGTGCCGTGCCCACATCCCGACCAAGGGTCCTTCAAGACTATACAAATTAAGCACAAAAATGAGATAATAGTGAACCAAATCATCACAGAGTGAATCAAATCTTCATATAAGTGGTACAGTATTATGAGGTATATCTAATGGCTATTTTTGCACCAGagaattttgttttaaatatcagTCTTAAGTGCCCACAGAAAGTCTAGGTTTAAAAAAATGTCTCTTGATGCTCTTTGTTTTTAAATGCTCCACCTCTTCCCTTGTTCAATTCACCCAATGCCTTTGTCATCCTCATGAAAGGAATCTGTTGAGATGGAATAGAAATCCGCCAGGGATGTGCCAACACTGATCAGAAAGGCATTGCAGTATTGCCAGGCATTTAaaacaatacattaaaaaaagactCATCATAATGAGGATAATTTTCTCTATGGAACCATTAACATAAGTTGTTAAGAGATTCTGAAACCCCCACCTTGGTTCTGAGCCCCCGAGGTCCCTTCTGGGGTGATGGTGAGTGGGCATGAGGGCATGGTCGATCTGCTGGTCTGATAGGCCCTGATGATGACCCTCTGCTGGTGGCATTAGTCCTCTCAAGTCCATGTCAACTtggagtcacacacacacacacacacacacacacacacacacacacacccctccaacgACAAAGCAGAACGACTTCACGGGGCTgctaaggctgtaatcttcacagggGCCGGCCCCAGCTCCTTTCCAGCACAGCACCttcttgggtttgaactgccaacctttcagctagcagctgagTACTCGGTTCCTTCAAGTAACCATAGTGTAGCATCTTGGCCCTGACTTGTGTTTGCAGTCTAAGTAGCCCGTGCAGTTGTAGGACAGGGGCTGTTAGGTAGGCTTGTGAGAAACGAGTCTCGAATGGAACTGGCACGAGCTATCCAAGGCACCTTTCTGACTTGGCCGGAACCAACCTTCTCATTGCTTCCACCATGGAGCTTGTAGCCCCTGATTTTCTTACATGCTTTTTTACCTTGGAGGGTTTTTTATtggtgtttctttttgttgttgttgttggtattgtttgtttgcttgatagGGCAAAGATATTTGCTGCTTAAGGCTTAGCCAAAAATGCGGAACACTACAGTGATCACTTAAGTTTCTGAGGTGTATCCGTGCATCAAACATCTCAGAAGCATTGTGCCAGATGCAGGGGTTGAAGGGCTGTTTGGCAGGTGAATGTTACTGTCTGATGAGaacgaccacacacacacacacacacacacacacaaactcaggttGTTGTAGGAGGCGCTACTTCCAGGCTCTCTTCTGAGAAGATAAAGACCATCACTGAGGCTCCACCCCCAAAGCTGATGAGGAATGATGTTGTTTCCGAGgcacagagagaaacagagaaagatgGCCCATTCCACGGGAACGAGAAGGCCACAGAGATCAGCCTTGGACCCAGtgaatacaaattttaaaacaactcttttaaatatgatCAAGGAAACCAAGGAAAGTACAGGCACAGAACAAAAGGAAATCAGGATAAGCGTGTCGGAACAAAGTAATGGTACTAGGCAAAGAGATGGAAATCACTAACAGACACCAAACAATCTGTCATAAAAGTAGCCACTGCCGTGGTGTGAAAAGAGACCACCAAAGGCAGTCAAAGGTGATCACAGGACAGCCTGTGGCTTTCTGCATCGTCTGCTACATcttcagggcactcatgtcctcCGAAATGCCTATTACCCAGAGTACCTGACAATTCCCAATACTTATGGAGTAATAGTGATGTTTTCAAATATTCCGTAAATTAGGCTGGCCTCTGATTTTGTGATATTCTCAAACCCCAAGAAGCCACAGCACAGAGTTGGGCTGCTGGCTACAGGCCaacaattcaaaatcaccagctgccccacgggaGGGAGACGCTCCTGTAaggagctacagtctcggaaacccacggaggcCCCTCACCCCTAGTGGATCGGGGTTCCCCTGAGCCAGGACCGAGGCGGTTGCAGCGAGTCTGATGTGGAGGAGGAGATGCTAAGGACAGAGGAGAGAGCTGTCTCCTCCACGGTTGctgtttgttaggtgctgttgaattgAAACTTGACTCTCAGCAAGTCCGTGTGCCAGGGCGGATGCTGCACAGGATTTTCCAGGTTCTCATCATTGTGGGCGCAGACAGCCAGTCCTTCCCCCTGGAGCCCCGGgacgagtttgaaccaccagcttttGGTTAGAAACAGAACATTTCaccatctgcaccaccagggctcctaaacacAATCGGGGGGTGCAtctaaagcaggggtgtcaacccttagtgatttaaaacaacaactaTTATTCTCTGAGTGGCTGTGATCAGGAATCTGCCATTCATTAGCTGGAACCTGTAACACAGGGTGCAGGCTGAGACTGCGGTCTCTTCTGAAGATCTGACGGTGGAAGGCTCACTTCCAAGTTCGCTCACGTTGCTGTTAGAAGAACCACTTCGTTGAGGGTCTGGCATGGAGGCGGCTGCTCCGTGTTTGTAGCGGTCCTCCTCGCTCGGTTCCTTGCCACGCAGACATCGCCACGCGGACGCTCAAAACACGGTGCCTCACAGATAGACAACAGAGAGCGAGAGGGAGACCGTGAGCCAGGCAACCCTTGAAGCGACATCCCATGGCCTGTGTTCTCTTACTGTCACGAGCAACTCGATCAATAACTACTTAACGCTCTTTGACACTTCCAACTGCTCGATTTATTCATGCAAACACACATTAAACAATCTAACAACCTTAAAAGTAACTTCAGTGATTACTACGAGGGTAACACACAATTAATTCAGCATCACAGTGCTGTCAAGCACTGTCTTCATCCGTGTGGTCACCCCGGTAGAGtgggagagagcaggagttgatgtctccttggttccgaGCTCTCTGAGTTCAGTCTTTCTACCCGGGCCTTTTATAGGCGgtcttgctggctctttgatgtcATTCAAGGTCTTATCAGGGTTCCCTGGGTGTGTCTGGGTGGCTCCTAGTCCACTTGTTGACTTCTCTGCTGTGACTCAGCATTTCTGCTGGGCCTCAGAGgaccttcattttctttcaagatgGAGTTGCTTGTGCTCATCATTCATCGTCTGCAAGGCAGTTCCATGTCTTGCAAGTACGTTCTTTATTGCTCTCAGCACTTGCTCATTAGAAACAAGTCATTGGAACAAGCCAACACACAAAGACAAGAGAGGATATGGAGACATGGAAACAAGGTAAAGATGCTTGGTGGCCATTTCAGAAGCTGTCCATCAAGGTCAGGAATAAGTGAGATGAGTGATGCCCACGGCTTATCACCCATTTGGGCGCACCGCTGAGAGTGAATTGTTTTAGCTCCATCGGAGGCACCTCATTTCCCTCACTGCTGCCTGCCTGCTGTACTCAATGCCCTTCTGCTGGTCTCCGAGCAGCCAGTTGAGACTCCCTGCCAAGACACTCAATCTGAGTCTATCCTCCCAGGCAAGTGCCCTGCTGCACGCTCCCTTACTGCAATGACCTTCTTGGAAACCTAGCTGTTTTGTGTTCTAATTCCTCAATGTACTGCTCTGGGGAGAACATCAGATAAAccgttattattttaaattattatgtttAGATTATTATACCTTACTGGTTAGGTATAAAAATGTATACATTATATATGTGTAATAGATATTTTTagaaacccccccccaaaaaaaacaacacaccaaCCACCGTAGTAGATTCTAATTCCTTGTGAGCCTATATAGCATTTCAGGGACAATAGACATTTACAAGACTTTCGCTCACAGGGAACATAGTAGGCTTGAATTGCCTGccccacacctaacccacagtgccaccaggaagcCTTTATCTTTCAGGCAGCAGTTATCAAAAATATAATCATATACTTCCTGTTATGAATTGAGGGTgtccacaaaaaaaaaagagttaaaacTCTAACTTCTGGGATCTGCGAACATGCCTTTGGAAAGAGCGTCTGTTAAGGGGGAGTGAGGACGACCCCTCCAGGATCCCTAGTGGTGTGttggttaagcactcggctgctaatcAAATGCACCCAGCATCTCCGTGGGAGGAGGGCCCTGGCATTATGTTGCCATAAAGATTTTAGCCTCGGAATTCTAGGGGGCAGTCCTAGTCTGccgtgtagggtcactatgaagcagAATCAGCTCACTGGCACACAAAGGAAACAGCCAGGTGGATCTTAATCTCATCTGACCGGTGCCTGATGAAATACGAGCACAGACGCAGGGAGGTAGAAGAAAGACGAGCTGATGGCTAGGGAGGCCCATGTAAGCCGAGGAATTGGGAAACGTCAGGCAGAATCAACTCCGCTGATGCCTTGAATTGCACTTCTAGCTTTCAGAATCTTTAGACAATCAAGCCTGTCTTTTAAGGCCATTTTAGTGTTGGAATATTCTCTACTCTGTGATATGGGCTACAGCAGCTCTcgaaaactgaaaaacaaaacagtttcCATACAATCATCCCGACCCTTTGTGACGTGTGTCAGAATAGGTTTTCAACAGTTGATTTTTCTGCAGTAGATAACCAGACCTTCCTTTCACGACATCacttggacttgaacctccagccttttggttagcaggcaagTACACTAACCTTTTGTACCATATCAAACTCACCAAAGATACTTAAAGGTAATGTCATCAGAATATGAAGGAACGCATCCTAGCTGATACTTAGGTTTGCTAAAATAAGGTACTAGGTTTACAAGGTCCACCAGTAGCAGGGATTAGGATTAGGACTtcaatatatcttttttttttaattggctgtGGGAGGAGCACAAATTCAATCCAGAACCCCTTGCATTTAAAGAGTGATCTTCATAGCCAGAAGAATTTAAGTCCAATTGGTTGAATTTCTGTTAGCAAACattctgtgataagagctgtatggtgGGAGAGGCCTTTGAGTGGGAAAAGTAATGCCTCAACAACCCACTTAATTGCTCTTATTCAAAAGTCACTTCTAACTAAAGGTATGTTATAACTCATTAGCTAAATcactaaaataatttatttttcccaGACTGGCATTAGCAGTCCCACCCAAATGAATCTTGCTTTAATTTCCCCTTTCATTTCCTGCTTTGTGATGAAGGCCACGGGAGCATGGGCAAGAGTTCCTGCATCTTACAATTAAAATGAGTTGCTAATTATCACAGCTCTAGTAAAGGAAACCATTATAGCGGCCTCATTGACTCTGCTTTCCCCCCTACATTACAGTAGTTGCTTGAAATGTAATCAATCCCTATGCTGGAAATCAGCCCCCTGTCTGCCTCTGGAGAATGGTCACTCATTTTTCTCCACAGTAGAGCTTTCATACCATACCAACTACACAATGAATCCCGTCAGCTCAGGAGTAGAGATAATCCCTGTAACTATAGGAAACATACACTGCTGACTCTAAGGACGGCAGTTCAACCTAGCAGCTACGctgtagaagaaagatgtggcagtctgcttcagtgagatcgcagcctgggaaacccttttGGGAAGTTCCAGTCTGTCCTGTGGAGTAGCTAGGAGCTGGAACAGCTCCTGGATCCATTGGAAACCCAGCTTAGGTGCAGGGTCAGCAACAATTAATTATCGGACTGATACGGAGCCAAACGCCCAGATGGTGCATAGTGGGAGTTACTAAGCATCCTTCTGGCCCAGGGAGTCTAGTAGACCAGAGGGCAACTGTTTGAGGACCTGTTTATAGCACTGGATCCTAGAAAAAGAAATGCTccactttaaaaaataagttaaGAAGAATACGAAATTGTGCAGCTGTTACAGAAAACAGTTTGGCAGCTCCTCAAGCACTTAAACATAGAGCAACCATAGGATCCAGTAATCCCACTCCTGAGCATAAAATTGTAACATTTGTTCAGCTTCTGCAAATTGGTATTCAATCCACTTGCCATGTTACCAGATCTCCCAAACagaaaaaagaatcaatgcagcAACTCACGTAGACGCTTGGACACCAATGCTCTCGCAGCAGTGTTCAGAACAGCCAACAGGTGAAACGACTCAAGCGTCCTTCAACCGTCGAAGGATACATAAAATATGGGCAAGCTTCACatgggaatattattcagccataaagaCATAGGAGGCTCTGATACTGGCGATGGGTGGGTGAGTTTAGAAAACATGCTGGCAAATATATAGCTCTATTCGTGTGAAATGCCTAGAATAGGTACAAGTAGAGAGATAAAAGTAGTTTGTTGTTTATCAAGTGTGGTGGAATGaaatttctttttatctttttattatgaTCGGATGaaattttataaaacaaattGGTATTCCATTCAACAGCTCATGCCATTTTGAATGGTGATGTAGATTGCAGTCACCCAATGTAACATCACTCTTCCCTTCGTCGATCATTTCCTATCCCTTTCTCCCTTCTGAACTTGATCTCTGGGCcagtgctgccctttggatcttgtATGGTTAATGGTTCCAGTTCAGACCTCCCTAGTGTTATTGTTCATATTATAGgcttgttgtttggctgaaagttgagccactgGCACAAGTCAGTTCCAAGGTTGAAGGATGTCTCAGAGCCATAGTTTCAGGGTTCCAGGGTCTCCATCAGACCAATAtacctggtcttttttttttttcaaaagtaattttattagcatatattttacatatcataccattcaatcgTATTAAGAAGATCTGTACAATCCTCACTacgatcaatttcagaacatttcctctTGTGCTTGTTATCTTCTCAGAGTTCATTGCATGAACATGGAGGAGAGTCATGTCATATgaagtaattgttcttagattggggttagaatCAAGAGTGAACCCCACATCTATTCATATATCTGTGGTTTGTACATGTCTTTGGGTCAAATTAGGGACATCTTCATCATTTTGCTATAAGGAATATTATAAATCATACCCATGGggcataaagtaattctattgatagtatcatcaattaagccaatggtatagaatttaaaaccctgttgtaaaagaaaattatataagtatagactagaccacaatacatgaattgttgacttgcacAGATTAAACTCTGTAATCCCCACCAAATATTTGGGcggactatgcaaataaggcaTATAACACTAGTAGATgtatagaaaaacaaaatcaggacacttatgattatatatttacataaatatatatgaaaatagatagatatacatatatatataaagatagatagatacatcacaaaggaatataacagctaattagtc contains the following coding sequences:
- the FAM216B gene encoding protein FAM216B, coding for MAGNWKRQAKLPRVPQIPCIQVPASASVTSLMTGLTPGQQCYFYNIMSIYNCRPQWEALKARYIHSLQHQQLLGYITQGEVLTLAALMIDSAERASVKVARRRARRPRMTSAVARKWPPAQPGSALPPRPQSTGLCGLRERGLYKL